The following are encoded together in the Sphingomonas insulae genome:
- a CDS encoding DUF1192 domain-containing protein: MDLDDAPSRPNDALIELLRQDLDPLSVAELEARIAALEGEIARTRAARDRSVDHRASADALFRR, encoded by the coding sequence ATGGATCTGGACGACGCCCCCTCGCGTCCCAACGACGCTTTGATCGAGCTGCTGCGGCAGGACCTCGATCCGCTGTCCGTCGCCGAACTGGAAGCCCGTATCGCGGCGCTGGAGGGCGAGATCGCCCGCACCCGTGCCGCGCGGGACCGATCGGTCGATCACCGGGCCAGCGCCGACGCATTGTTCAGGCGGTGA